In Ornithodoros turicata isolate Travis chromosome 1, ASM3712646v1, whole genome shotgun sequence, the DNA window atgtagctctacacgacgaatatgtgatcaaataagcgcccaagatttctttttacacgtgagcagtaaaaattaaacaagtcagaaacatgagaagtggagaaggggcgtacgcagaacggtgcctgtttgattggtcgtggtttgaaaagtaaatgtggttctgcttattggtagtgcagttgtgtcgtgatacattgcctttgtgaggtggattaactagtacactgctgtgagctcggacagactaaggctggcaggcttattttcgacaagcttcagtacggtttcagatcgattcacgctgcgaaggcagtgtgccggcaagtactgtcgtctatcttacgctgtccatcttattaggcttcggttaagtttatcttgctggcactgtgcgtgtgaaaaagagattttgggaacagaaagtagcgggacaacaccgcttcatcagcgtggactctatttgcaataagtgttcatccatttcttatttctctcgctaaagagctacctcacagctaaagacgtcaatgcagacaacagcagtaaaaaCATTGCTCTATAAGTCTCTTGTGCGTTCAAAATTAGAATACTCCGCCACCATATGGAATCCTAGCTCAGCGACACTAATTAATGCAATCGAACTTGTCCAAAATAATTCTGCGCGTTTCATTACTGGTAATTATTCTCGCACAGCGAGTATTAGTACGATAAAGAACACTCTTGATTTACCTTCCCTTGCTTCACGTCGTAAAATGTTTCGTTTATCTTTACTTCACAAACTTTACTATGACCTGCCTGGTTTGCGTGGTGAACTTCTACCTCCGCCCACTTACATTTCATCTCGGATTGATCATCAACATAAGATAGGCCTAACGTCATACCACACCAACACGTGCCTGCAGTCTTTCGTCCCCCGCACATCTGctgagtggaaccaccttcttagtgacatcatacacattcGCGATCACTCCCGATTTCGCTCTGCATTATGTTCCTTTTTTTGACTCACAATAACACCACTTAGAGTCATATCAACCTGTACATCTTAATATAAGCTCTCACAACTCACTGGCTTTTGTATTATACACTTCATCATCAATTTGTTACATTTTAACTTAGCATCTTGATTTACTGACCTTTGTTCACTGTTATTTATTActgttttgtattttcttttcccactcccctctgtattgCCCAACGGTTCTtgagggtaaaataaataaataaataaataaagtaagctattagccacgcatttcctgataaaagcagttttatggaacatataaaacggaagcgttgaaccggttcgcgaaccggttcggtgctgcgaactttgcgaagcggtttttggcgtggccgaaccggaactgaaccggaacgaaatcaaaacaacgcgaacccgaacccgaaccgaacccgtattttttgcggttcgacaccctgcttataATAGACCGCCGGGTCACGTGTACCGCACAAATCAGGGCGATTTGTGGTACCACAAACGAGTTCCTCAATATCATGCGGCATCTTTGAGGATCACCCTGGGATGCATCGAGCGGTGACCTCCGTCAGTCCCGCTCTTCGTTGGTCCTCGACACCTTAAGGTATAGCCTACCAGTGTCGCCCGACCTCTGTGTTTGCGGTGGCAGGGTATTACTCAGCACTCAATCTAGAAGCGTTCCTCTTTGCCTAGGTATGCCTAAGACGATAGAGACATTCTCCGTTTTGGCAGAGGCACGAGGACCTCCAGCCCTCGTTCTGCGCGATAAAGCAACTCTTGGTAGTGCTTACAACCGCTTTGTTAGCTGACATACCTATCACTATGTAGCAGCCAACCTCAAGGCACGGGGAAGTCCCGCTCCGTAGTACGTTACATGGCGCGAGCCCACATTCTTTTCAAAAGGAATGCGCGGCTTTTGGTTGTCCCTCAGAACAGGTGCGGCGCCCTGAAAATGAACACTGTCTCTGTACTTCTGTCTACTTTCTCTGGCTCAAAAAGTTccacactggtgacccgaacagcGGAGTCAAGGATGCTCGGCGACGACAGGCAGGCAAACAGTAATGCCGCTGGTGCTGTTCCACAGCCCATGCAACCTTCCCCGCCCTCAACCTTCATGAGCCACATCGCCACTCTGGCAAAGGAGCCCGAACATATGGTTCATCCAGGCAGAGACCCAATTCCAGCTTGCTGGTGTGTTATCCCAACTGACGGTGTACCGTCACATTGTAGCTGCGGCACTACCCGACAACGCAATGGAAGTTGCTGACGTGCTTcaagcagggaaaggtaacggaatctttttcgtttccgttaccacctccgttactggcccttatttgtttctgtttcagtttcggttaccaccattgttgctttcgtttccgttacgtttccgtttcggttttcggtaccgccctacctccagctttttgtttttcttctctcttttctttccttttttttcaaaaaaagaccattgagaccgtgacaaaacttccctctacgttctgaagtctattttggGGGCTCCAGAGATACGTGCATACAAGAGAtaacgtttattcaaaatacacatataggtacgtgatttctgtgaacagctaacatgaacatggtttccaggaatgttactcacgcttccaacttccaggtcaccataagcgtatcagaactatgcttcttctatttactgtatactaattacttatatgctccagtttgatagttgATTTTGGTTTTAGTTCTacagttaattttagtttgctttATTGAGGTTTATTTAATCGATTTATCTACATGATATGGTGAAGAACTGCAATAATTCGGGTCGTGccgtacccgaattattaccgtaaattattgtcgtttccgtCTCTGTTTCAGATATTCTGactgtgcgatatccgtttccatttctgttaccgttacctgctatatttccggtataataccgtttctgttacctttccctggctTCAAGCACTGCCCTCCGATAATTGACCGCACCACCATGACTGAACGTAAGCCGCAGCAGGGGATGTTCACAACTGCAGAGCTTGACGATCGCCGTCCAACTGATTTGTTACGCTCTACGGATGCTTTGCTTTTTGGCCGTGCATCCACGTTTGACAGCAATGTACTCCAAGAACTCTTCCTCCAGAGATTTCCACAACAGGCCCAAATGATCCTTGCCATCCTGCCTGCCCCTCAAAGACCTAGCGCAGCAAGCTGATATGGTAATGGAAATAGTTGGCTCAGATATCGCTTCTTTTTCCGACGCGTCCCCACACGCAATTGCCCCTCGTCATCTCGTCCATGGTGCGCCGCTAGACCCTTATAACAACAGATTGGATTCCCTCACGACCGTAGATGGAGGCCTGTTGCGCTGGAGTTTCTCGCAGAACCAGCTAGCGACAAGGGCGCAAACTACTCCCTAGTTCAGCGGCCTCGCATGTGTACATTTTTGCGTAATTTTCCAGCGAATGGGAAGAAGCGCACGAGAGCGAAAACATCGCAATATTAAAATTTAGTTGTTATTCTTGTTAGGTTGTAGCCACAGGTACAGAAATTCAGGAGATAAACATGTCTCTACAGCCTTACAAACAAACTATGCGAAAGGCGTCGCAGCCCCCGTTGGATTAGTGCTGTTCGCCGTGTGATATCAATGTTTACAAGATTCTCAATGGAATGACTCCAGCTACCTTAATCTAGGACTCAGACAAGACGTTTCACATGTCATTCGGCACACAGCAGGTGTGATTAAGTTCGGCAACAAATATGTGAAAGAACGTGATTCTAGCTTTGGAATAACAGAGGACGGAAACGAGTTTTCACGTTTTACAATGACACATACGTTGTTTGAACAGACAAAAAGCACAGCAGCTTATTAAGAtgctgcgaagatgcgcaatgaacaaaataaagaaaaaaatggcgttccttcactaattttttgcgggaggtctatggaacggattttggttctgaaaacggctacgatatcaggtgaccgaaaggaacagatgttctcattgggacaactttgtcgcttttataattaacaagttaattaatgaaagttaattaggacattgcctttggactttgctaatgccctcctagggagtgcccttcagcatatgctatattgcaattgatttcatcttggaaaaagtgttatatatatttttttttaaatatgttcacagttagcgtggacaccctgaatatactcatggaacgatgcgacagcaccagaggacacgcgtttcgccgtgtttgaggcttgtcagctctgggtagctgcgcatcgttcggaattggcaaaccaggggtcgctcagcgagcgatctacacctggaaAGGTGACTGagtactcctcaatgccacagtgcaagacaGTAAATtttaatgcaggaaaaaaaacattaaagaaacaagtagatgacactagatttcaaacacgtgtagtgtcatctacttgtctctttaatggcttttttttcctgcattcgatatatatatatatatatatatatatatatatatattcaataagtatcagaagtggagacagtgcttctacaggaccaggaataaaaggggaactttattaaaaagtAAGAGGGGGTATCCGACGTTTCGATAGCAGCGCTGTCTTCTACAGGGATGGaatattatggtgacgcaagacaattccaaagaatgagagggcAGCACatgtgctttgtcaaacaaacgTAAAAGGGTACGATGAATTACAGGCAGtatgttcttcgccggagggcaatgatttcctggggcgaccaaccggggagtctgaaagatatacaaaagagtgtatgtattctgagagaattaggaatttaggttgcgaacagttgagaggacgccggggtcctcgttaatctggATTTTAAATTTGTAAATCAGGAATTTTACAAAGGAAatttacaaatttaaaagccagattaacgaggaccccggcgtcctctcaactgttcgcaacctaaattcctaattctctcagaatacatacactcttttgtatctctttcagactccccggttggtcaccccaggaaatcattgccctccggcgaagaacatactgcctgtgattcatcgtacccttttacctttgtCTGACAAAGCACGCGTGCTgccctctcattctttggaattgtcttgcgtcactataatatcccattcctgttgaagacagcgctgttgtcgaaacgtcgaataccccctcctagtttttaataaagttctcCTTTTATTTCTTGTCCCGTAGAAGCACTatctccacttctgatccttattgaatatctttatttttcgtggtcaaccgcattcgtttatttcatatatatattatattatcatattatatcatatcatattatatatatatatatatatatatatatatatatatattaaatcccgtgttagcgccgcgaagcaactgtggctatgaacggcgtacagatgtggacagatgcagagaggacagcaggaaggagtgggggacagcagGGTTAGTATGCGACCTGGGCAGGcttcaggggtaactgtgcctacattcatctggaaattcttaggaaaacccagggaaaacctcagacgacACAACCGGAggtagaattcgaacccaccacctcccaccttaacccgctcggccatgctgctggtTCAGCCGTAATAGCCATTGCTCATATTATGATGCAGCATATTCGCAAGAATTTTGTTACAACTCGAAAAGGTGTTACCCTAAGGCTAATACGCGCAAAATATTTCGTGACTTCGTTCGCAGACCGATTTATTAGTATTCTCTTCTTGGCATGTTGTGGCATGACTATCTTATTCAGTTGTCACAGTTTTACTCATAGTGGTTGTTTACAACACATTGCAGAAACACAAAAAAGCACACTATACattatctctctctttctcttcagACCAACCAGACCTACCAGTGCTCTCACCTGTGCTCTGAAGGTGGATACGCGAATGAAATGGACGGAACGCCATGCATGGTGCGTTGTTCCGTAGAAGTCCGGCTCAAGCCAAGCCACTTGTTGTGCTAtgcttaaaggggttgggacgcttTCATAGAAGTGGTTCATTAAATCACCGACGCGTTGTACTGCAAGCCAGaatacagaagaaacaataATTATTCTTCTATGTGTCCTACTTAgccgagatacaagccctcgaacaaaCTCCCTTGCAAAGCGCAGACGTGATGGAGCTCATAGTGGCGTCCATTCCTATTGGCAGTcctaagcacgtgacttctcgtgctcTGCCTCACTGGTAGAGGCGtgcgctgtgatgtcagagctgcATTAGTTTCAGTGTTCGTGGTGCCCATTGTCTCCGATTCTATTACCCTTtccgctgtgaaactttcaatgcaggttcgcgttggtgcaaagaaccgtcttttacgtttatctgggataacgtaGGATGACCAATCTAAACCCCGTTAAGTATATAGTTTAAAAGGTGACTAAGAAAAAGCGGCGACTGTGTACCGTGCACCATCAATAACAAACACTAAATCAGTTAAAAAGGCCTAGCTCGCCTTacctttcctctctctctctctctgttgcaGGAAGAGCGCTGTGCAGAAGGTGGGGGAAAAGCGCACAGCAAACAGGTTGGTGTAAGTGTCGTGTCTTGGAGAATCACTCGCAAGCTATATTTCGTTTCATTTTACGTGCTTAGAAATCCCGCAATTTACCTAGAAAAAGTAAGGGGAGTTTTGCGATTGTACAATTTTAATGAGTTCACTACTGCTCCAGTCTACCAAATTAGATACTTATTTCTAGGTACACAGGCTAAAGCACGTTCGTTCTGagcttttttttctgaaaattaCTGCCTAAACTTAATTCTTGCAAACCTGGAGGGGCAGGTCGTTCGAACAGACAGGAGTGTGTATTAACGCCTTACTAGGCGACTCCGTTTGATAATGCTTAAATCTCAACTTTACGAGATAAAACACTCTACGCGGTCGTCGTTTTTCGGTTCTGAAATGTAAGATAGCTATACGATTGGAATTAGCGCTTGACTTGAACAGCGAATTATCGTGCATTTCAGGAAGGTGGATGTGGCAACGAAACAGTCTTCTTGAATGGGACATGTTCGAATGGCACCTGTATTCTCTGAGGGGAAGGCAGTGTTCACACCATCGCTACCGTCACTGCTTTGTGAGACAATTtctattaaaaaaagaaacaggtgctTCCTTGCAACATGCGACATTGTATAAATCCATTTTAAAGTGTACATTTGCGGTGTTATTACGTTTGCGGGTTCATAATTCATCAACGTTTTTCTATATTGTGTCCGACTGAATTCTATGCAGAGACACCTGCAGTGCTTGGAGAACTTGTAAAACGTTTTCAGCTATGCAAACTGCACGGTCAGACTAATTTTAGAATAATGTTGCACAAACGTTACATCTGACCAATAGTGATTAACACGGGGAAGTAGAAATATGTTGTCTTTCTTAATGACGTGACATTGTGACACTTTGTCAGAACATTTTTCAGCAGTGAGAGGAGGTAAGCGCGATATGTCTTCATTCGAAgagcaagaaaagaaaacgaagacggAAGAGTAAAAGGAAATGAGACCGCAACCCCCAGGATGGAAGGAACGCTTGAGAACTACTAACGAAAAAGTACTGACAAAGTAACAGCCACATAGATTTTCCCTCATTCTCATTAGCAGACATAGCGGTCATTGTGAATAGCAGTTGCATTAACCCACACTCCTTTCTGATGTCCTTTCTCGACatgtccacacctgtacgccgctaaatagccacagttgcttcgcggcgctaacacgaaatacaGTCCCATTAACATTCGTCATAGACGAAGGTGAATGGGAGTAGATGAGAAGGTCATGGAAAGAGAGGCATGTAGTGAGGTTACACCCTTTATATCTCCCTCTTTTTACCCCGTGATGGACCAGAATTGGCTCCGTCCGAAACCAGCAGGGTAAAGTGAGGTAAAGTGAGACGCGATATGAATCGCTCCATACTCTATTTCCGAAACGTGGCTTCAGGCTTGTTGAAGATATGGGTCTCTTTCGCCACCTCCTCCAATTGAAAATCGTCTAGCGACGTCCTTATCTTACCAAAGACTACGATCACTTTATGAGCAGGGACCTTAGAACCCCTTTGCTGGGGGAAAACGGGAAAACACATGTTGGCATCTCCGAGCGTTGttttaaacgaaaaaaaaaacacggaaaaCACATGATATTGACATGGGAGATATCATATTGGCATTGACATATTTAGATATATAAAAGACACGACACTATACCGATGATTCCGGTGGATCCCGCCAATGTTCATGCGTTATCATGACATTTCGTCGTAGGACCTTCCGGATTCCGAACACCGCTTTCCTAATTCCGGATGAATATCACCTGAACCGCACCAGAAGAACGTGCCTAATACGTGGCGTCCAACAGGGGTTTAACAATGTTCGAAAAAAATGTGAAATATACGCGCAATAGGTATTAAGTAACATGATGATAGAGAATCCAGAAGCCTCAATTATTAGAGAGTTTTTATTGCATTGTACTATGTAGCTTTTGTGTACACATTGGAGatcgttggtggttctgcgcatgcgcaaaacagAGAACTTCGCACGGTGCACAGAAATAccgcgctatcccttgcgtacgcaacgGCGATAGCATACGACGCACTAGAACTTtctattataatacatgtagcATATCAGCGACTGTTATTGGCGGAATCCCGCAAAACATCTCTTCCTGGTTCTATCAGCTGCAGAAACGGAAATGCATGCAAGCAATTGTCCGGCGAGCAtctgtccggtgagcaaataACCAGGATCCCTCAACATTAGGCAGTTCAGGAACATCTTTGCGGAGTCACGTGTTGTGTGCATGGCCACTCGAACCAACGGTGGCATGAAGTGATGGCAGGACGATCAGGCGAAGTGGCCATGGCAGCGCGAGATTATGTTGGGCTTGTGTTTCACTAAGCTATGTCTGATGGCTCTCTGCGGCGTAAAACCACGATTTAGTATTAATTCTTATTATTAAAATGATTTTGTTGACACGGATTAGGGAAGCCGCTGAATGCGGAAAATAAACAGTATGACTCGTCGCATGTATTTAACCAGAAAGCATAAATAATTGACATAAGAAGTTTAGTTTTGCCAGTTTAGTTTGATATTGGTATAAAATATACGAAGGCAACTGGTACGAGCGTGGGAGACATGGGACGCGCATATTAAATGCGTAAACAGATTGAGATCGATCGAAGAAGCTTAATATAGCttatttgttctttttttagggGGGAAGGAGGGGCGGGGGGCGAGATAACACGATAACAGAGATGTGTTGCAAAATTTTGCGTTCGGCTGATGAAAGCTTTAGAACCACGAAAccgcgtatacagggtgtccaccgtaactatagaagtatttttttaaaatagaaAATCAGCTTTTCCCCGTTTTAACCAATGGCGATGTACTCTTAGTCCCACTAAGGCCTAAAGGCCCACATTGAGAGGGCACAGGCAAGCTTCCGTgtcgatgcattaattaactttcgttaattaCCTTTTTTTAATTATCAACGATACAAGATTGATCCCAGGGAAACATTGAATCCCTTGGGGTCACTGGTAACATTACCGTTTTCCGAACAAAATTGGAGAGAAATATATAGTATAGTTATCGAAGAAAAGGCCTGGAAATAAGGCGATCTTGTGGTCGtttttcgacgctcaagtagaagcgctTCCATTTTCCTTTTCCCTGTATGCATGGGAGGGAAAACGCtgtcgcggggggggggggatattggTGACACAGTTATTTCCCACCTCTGCATACACAGGAAATGAAAACGggagcgcttctacttgagcgtcgaaaaCTGACCACCAGAGCACCTTATTTTCAGGCCGTCTCCACGCGGTATAACTGCTTCGCATTTTGTTCGGAAAACGGTAAGTTACTAGTGATCCCAAGGGATTCAACgttctcattgggtcaatcttctatcgttgataattaaaaaaaagttaatCGATCCATCGTCACAGAAGCTTGCCTGAGCCATCTTAAGGTGGGACTTTAGGCGTAGAGTGCATTGCCATTGTTTAAATCTGAGAAAAAGCgctttttctatttttgaaaattacttctatagttaccgtGGATACCCAGTATATTGCAGTTGTGGATCAAGGAGTACGAGGACCTAAACTGCTTTCGATTAGTTAGGTCAGCGAGAAGTTCCAGAGCTCAATGGGAAGCATACACGGACCCTTCCCCTTCACCACATCTGGTCCGTTCGGGCTCATGAGGAACATACTTATTCTTGTAATATTGTCGACGTCAGTAGGCCACCTGATATGCGCAGTCATTCGAAGTGCTAGGCCCAGAAAGGATTCATTCGTCATCATAGGCATCATCgtgcaatggaccatttccgtgTGCGCGTCGCTCCCGGCGGCTAAATGACGAAGTAACACCACGTGATCTTGCTAGCATTTTTTGAGCATATAGCTGAATAACATTTCTTTAGAATCGCAGAGCTTGCACCAGTGGAAGTACAGAACAGGTGACGCACCCCAGAAACACACACGAAAACTTGTTGAGGCACATTCATAACATGCCCTGTTTTCTTCCCAACGATCACGGCGACGTTCGTACTGTCTGATGAAACACATTACAGGCATTGCCAGAAGTTTCAAAGCGCATGCGCCAGCACCGGCAAAGACAAAAAGGGTGGGGGTGGAAAGCATGACACGTGAGTTCTTCGTCGGCATCCACTCGGATCCACAGCGCGAATCCGAAGCTCCCGCTTTTTTTCGGTGATGTTTTCGGC includes these proteins:
- the LOC135373916 gene encoding uncharacterized protein LOC135373916, with translation MKWCLAYCLAICGFVIHQISTADEADPSLSTEEDGDDYVDVGLENCTKLSPVLSTTNQTYQCSHLCSEGGYANEMDGTPCMEERCAEGGGKAHSKQEGGCGNETVFLNGTCSNGTCIL